From Methylococcus capsulatus:
CCCAGTTGATCTTCGTCTGGGTCGTCATCAAGGCGATCCGCGGCGGTGAGAAAGCCACGGACGAGGTCTGGGAAGGCGCGAGCGAGCATGGTCTGGAGTGGACCCTGCCTTCGCCGCCGCCGTACCACACCTGGACCACCGCGCCGGACATCAAATAACCGGCACGTGACTCGGGCCCGCCTTTTGGCGGGCCCGCTATGGCCAGGCCCATGGACTTACGCAAGAAAAACCTGATCCTGACGGGATTCATCGTCGTCATCGTGATCGGGCTGTATCTTTTCTCCATCTATAAAGTGATTTCATCGTCTTCGCCGTCGTGAGCCACCAGGAAACCGAGAACAGGAAACACGGGCGCCTCGTTTGGGGCATCGTCCTCGTCGCACTGGCGATGTTTGGTTTCGGATTTGCCCTGGCTCCTTTTTACAGCCTGTTCTGTGAAATCACCGGGTTGAATGGAAAGGTGCGCACCGAAGCGGTCGAAGAGGTTGCCTACGACGTCGATGCTTCACGTGAGATTACGATCGAATTCATCACCGAGCTGAACGAACGTATGCCGTTGGCTTTCAGCGTGGAAAGGCCCAAGATGAAGATCCATCCAGGGCAGTATTACACCGTCAAGTTTTACGGCGAGAACCTGACGGACAGACCCATGGTGGGGCGTGCCATACCGAGCATCACGCCGGGGACCGCGACGGCCTATCTGAAAAAGACCGAGTGTTTCTGCTTTTCGGAACAAAAGTTTGAACCGCACCAGCGCCGGGAGATGCCGGTCCGTTTCGTGATCGATCCGGGTCTGCCCAAAGACATCAAGGAAATGGCGCTTTCGTACACCTTTTTCGATATTTCCGATATTCAGAAAGATTAAAGTTGTACCTTCTTCGCATTTCATCAGGGGACTTACATGGCGACTAGCGCAGCTTCCTATTACATTCCGCACAAGGCGACCTGGCCTATCGTCGGTTCCATCGGCTTGACCAGCCTTCTGGCGGGTTTTGCCAATTACCTGAATGGCCTCTCCATCGGGCCGACCATGATGATTCTCGGTGCCGGCATTCTCGTGACCATGCTGGTGGGTTGGTTTGGTACGGTGATCCATGAAAGCGTTGCCGGAATCTATAGCGACCAGGTCGACCATTCGTTTCGCTGGGGGATGATCTGGTTCATCACCTCGGAAGTGTTCTTTTTCTCCGCTTTCTTCGGCGCGCTGTATTACGCCCGGGTCTACGCGTTGCCCTGGCTTGGCGGTGAGGGCGAACTGGGCGTGACCAACGAAATCCTTTGGAAGGGATTCGACGCTGTTTGGCCGAGCAACGGTCCGGCCAAGGTTGGCGGCGAATTCGAACCGATGGAAGCCTGGGGTATTCCCGCACTCAACACCCTGATCCTTCTCTCCAGCGGCGGCACCGTCACCTGGGCGCACTGGGGCTTGCTGGCCGACAACCGCGGCCAGCTCATCAAGGGGCTGATCGCCACCGTGGCCCTGGGTTTCCTCTTCGTCATCCTGCAGGCTTTCGAATATCACGAAGCCTACACCGAAATGGGCTTGACACTCGGTTCCGGGATTTACGGCTCGACGTTCTTCATGCTGACCGGTTTCCACGGCCTGCACGTCACGATCGGCGCGATCATCCTGACGGTCGTGCTGTTCCGCAGCATTCGCGGCCACTTCAGTGCGGAACACCATTTCGCTTTCGAAGCCGCAGCGTGGTACTGGCACTTCGTCGACGTTGTCTGGCTCGGACTGTTCATCTTCGTGTACTGGCTCTGACACGAGCCAGTCCGGAAAAAAACGCTGCTTCGGCAGCGTTTTTTTTGGCATGTGCCAAATGTCGGAGCAGGATCGCAGAATGACCTGCTTTATAGCGTGACTCCCATTTAAGGCCGTGACCGGCGGCAGGGAGTGTTTCGAGCGGCGCTGTCCCGAGGTGTCGGCCCGGCCCTAGCTCCACGTGAAGCGTGTATAAATTTGCAGGGACCAATTTGAACTCAGACTGTCCATAAGCCATTTTTCGTGATTTTGGTGCAAACTGAGAGCCTTCGCCTCGGCGCAATGGCGAAGTCGGTTGGCAGTCTCAAGTTTGAAGTGCACCAGTTTCGGTTAGTTTGAGGATTTCCTCTTGGTACACTTCAGCCGGTGTCTTGAGGCCCGGCACATTCCGTGGCCGGTTGATCAGCAGCCGGGGGATGGCGTTCAGCTCGGCCTGCGAGCCCCCCCGAGCAATCCATGCCCTGGGGCAGGTACGGGCGGATCAGGCCGTTGGCGTTCTCGTGGCTGGGCCTTTGCCAGGGGCTGTGTGGATCGGCGAAGTAGACCTAGACCCCGGTGCGTCCGGTCAGTTCAAGGGGCCGGGCCATCTCCTTGCCCTGGTCGTAGGTCAAGGTCTTCCTGAGGCAGGCCGGGACGGCCCGAAGCTTGCGCGTGAAGTCCTCCAGCGCCGCGTCCGCGCCGGTCCTGGCCTCTCCCGCGCGGGCGGCGAGCTGGGCGGCCCTGGCGCAGGCCCGCCAGCCGCTCCTTGCGCGGTTGCCCGCGCGGCAGCGCGTACAGCGCCAGGTAGACTGACTCAT
This genomic window contains:
- a CDS encoding cytochrome c oxidase assembly protein, whose translation is MSHQETENRKHGRLVWGIVLVALAMFGFGFALAPFYSLFCEITGLNGKVRTEAVEEVAYDVDASREITIEFITELNERMPLAFSVERPKMKIHPGQYYTVKFYGENLTDRPMVGRAIPSITPGTATAYLKKTECFCFSEQKFEPHQRREMPVRFVIDPGLPKDIKEMALSYTFFDISDIQKD
- a CDS encoding cytochrome c oxidase subunit 3, which translates into the protein MATSAASYYIPHKATWPIVGSIGLTSLLAGFANYLNGLSIGPTMMILGAGILVTMLVGWFGTVIHESVAGIYSDQVDHSFRWGMIWFITSEVFFFSAFFGALYYARVYALPWLGGEGELGVTNEILWKGFDAVWPSNGPAKVGGEFEPMEAWGIPALNTLILLSSGGTVTWAHWGLLADNRGQLIKGLIATVALGFLFVILQAFEYHEAYTEMGLTLGSGIYGSTFFMLTGFHGLHVTIGAIILTVVLFRSIRGHFSAEHHFAFEAAAWYWHFVDVVWLGLFIFVYWL